Part of the Sulfuriflexus mobilis genome is shown below.
ATCTGATTACACCCGTATGTGCGAAAGGAAATATTCGCTTTAGTATAATTCAAAGCCAGGCGCCCTCCAAATTCCCTCGGCCCTTTATGCTATTGTATTTTAAGGGGGTATTTATCTTGCTGTGCCATGAGGCAAAATGGGGCTAGGGATAGATATGGCTCAGAGCAGACAATACGCTAAAATACCAGAGCCCAATATTCTCTGCCCCATGATACCGACTCTGTTATTACCCTTGTCAAAAATAAAGGCAAATTAACCCGCTTCTTCTGATTCACGCAGGCGTGCCTGCCGTTCCTGCTCTTCTGCATAGGCCGCATTGATTTCGTCCATCACCGCATCCACATCGATAGCTTGCGTGCTTTCCGCAAAATGGCCCGTCAGCTCGGTATCAGCGTGTAACTCGCCGTTCTCGTACAGCGCCCAGATTTCCTTGGCATATTGGCTGTTGAGCAATTCGGGGGCGTAGTGGGCATAGTAGTTGGTGATATTGTTAACATCTCGCGCCAGCATCGACTCGGCATTGTTATTTCCGGCCGCATCAACCGCTTGTGGCAGGTCAATAATGACCGGGCCATCTGCATCCACCAGTACATTAAATTCTGACAGGTCGCCATGCACCAGACCGACACAGAGCATACGCACCACGTATCGCATGACCATGGCATGGTCTGCCAGCGCCTGTTCAGCGGTCATCGATATATCGCCCAGGCGCGGCGCCACCTGGCCTTCGGCATCGGTGATCAACTCCATCAGTAAGACACCGTCAAGGCAGTCATAGGGCTGAGGAACGCGCACGCCGGCGCTGGCCAGGCGGTAGAGGGCATCGACCTCAGCGGTCTGCCAGGTCTCTTCCTGCTGTTTACGGCCGAACTTGGAACCCTTCTCCATGGCGCGGGCGCGACGACTATTACGCACCTTACGGCCTTCCTGGTATAACACGGCCTGCTTGAAGCTACGCTTTAACGCCTCTTTGTAGACCTTGGCACAGCGGATATCCGCACCGCAGCGGACGACATAGACATCTGCCTCTTTGCCACTCATCAGGCGGCTAATGACTTCATCCACCAGACCGCTATCAACCAGAGGCTGGATTCTCTTTGGGATTTTCATGGCGCCCTTGTACCCTATTTTAGCTCAGAAGGAAACCGCTAGATAAAGAATTAAAGACTGGGAACAAGCAACAGCGTGTATTTCTCATGAGGCCTTAAGCCGAATTCATCGCCCAACTAACCCGGTTTCTGCCGTTATGTTTTGATTTGTAAAGCAGGGTGTCTGCCTCAGTGAGAAACTCGCCTGGTGTTAAATCCAACGTGGGTATGCGCGTAATACCACCAATGCTTATCGTCACATAGTTTGCCGTTTTTGAGCGCGCATGGGGTATTGCCAGTTTGGCAACTGCCCCGCGCAACCGCTCTGCGATCGTCTGGCCGGCCCGCGCATCCGTACTCGGCAGTATCACTGTGAATTCCTCACCGCCGTAGCGGGCAACCTTGTCGGTATCACGCTCCAGGCTGTTACTAATCGTGGAGGCGATACGCCGCAAACACTCATCGCCCATAATATGACCATAGTGGTCGTTGTAACTCTTGAATTCGTCTACGTCGATTAACATGATCGACAGTGGGTAGCCTGCACGTTGCGCATGCTTCCATTCATTGGCGTAGATTTCCACGAAGGCACGACGATTAGCCACCCCGGTCAGCATGTCCAGGCGGGCATTCTCCCCTTCAGCTATTTGCAGGCGGACTATCTCGATGTAATTCTCATGCGTCTCTCGGCTGGTGAGGATCATAAACAGGCCATAAATCACCATAAAGACGATAATGGTGAGGTATATGGGACTACCGAAGTGAATATATTGCACTATATAGGGCGCAAGTATTAACACCACATACACCGGATAGACATTGCGAATGATCGCAACCATCGGCATGGCACCCGACATGACACCGCTAACCACTAACAGGGTCAGAAAATGCAGCTCGAGCCTATCCCCTGGGATCAAAAACACGGCCACCCCACACAGGGCGCCGGTCAGACAAACCGCGTAGATATACAGGTTAATCCAACGCTTTGATGATACGCCCGGGAAACGCTGTGCCCGGTAGGCAATGGCAAGCAGCAGACGCGCCAGGCTGACCGCGGAGACAACCATAAACCATTCGAACAGGTAGCTTTCGCCAAACACAAAAAACTGTGTGGTGAACAGCATAATCGCCAGCAGCATTACGAATACCGGTGCCTTCACGGCATACTTGAAGAGATGCTGCTCCTGCTTTTTCAGAAGCGCATCCTGCGAAATAACGGAAGTTGACTTAGCCTGCATGAAATCCTGTCTACCTGTCCCGGTATTCTGGTTATTATTCGACAGCAATAAGTGGAACAGCCCCATTCAGCGTGGTAATGAACTCGCTCGTACCGGCCCCTTTTATTCGGCGCTGTGACGGGTTAACTCTCAGAGTTTCATACTAATGCAAATGATTATCATTAGTCACCGCAGCCTTGGCCTTTTATTTTCACGTAATAAAGCATCATTGGTTCGCACCAATCATGAGCGAGTATAGCTATTTTAAGCAACCGCGCACACCGAGAGTGCAATTTTCCGTAATAACTGCCGTTTTTTACATGGCACAAAACTTGCCACTATAACTCCAGATGCCTCTTATAAAGAGCAGAGAAATTAGAGGAAGTAAGTCATGTCAACTGCCATCAAACACGACTATCAGTCAACGCGTCGTTATGTCATTAATCACGACATTATGCATTGCACTGCCGAGGGTGTTGTCGGCAATCATCTCTATTCAGCCCGAGCCCTGGGGCTTTCAGAACCCTGGGACATTATACAATTACATCCGGACCTGAAACCTCTGTGGCAGGATATTACTAGTCACTATAAGCGTATCGGGCTCAGCTATAGTGAGAACGTCATCTGGGATCTCGATTTAAAACACTTGATGATGCATGTCAATTACCAGCCCTCGCTTTTCTATTTTGGTCCCGACGAATATAAATACTGGGGTGACGCCGAGTGGCTGGAAACCGTTGACTATATCAATTCCAAAAATAATTTTATGACCTTAGCCGATAAACTCGGCATTGATGTGCCTAAAACACGGTGCTTTGACAAAGTCGGCGACATAGACCCTGACACCCTGGAGGAGATTGTCTATCCCTGTTATCTGAAGGCGGCTGTTTCGGTTTCCGGTGTGGGTATTTACCGCTGTGAGGATAAAGAAGCCTTAATTCTGGCAATGGTAAGGTTTGATCATGAGGTGCCGGTGCAAATACAGGAAGAGGTTAAGACCGAGACCTTCCTGAATCTGCAATATACTGTCATTGGCGATGACCTTGTTCGTCTTGCCGCGAGTGAACAAATTTTGGATGGTTTTGTCCATCAGGGAAATCGTGTACCGGCCAGCCATGAACCCTGGGAGGCCGTTGATGCCATGGCATACTGGCTAAAAGACCATGGAATGAAGGGAATCTTCGCCTTTGATGTCGCCATTGTACAAACAAAAATGGGGCTGCGTTTTCCAGCCATTGAATGCAACCCGCGTTTTAATGGTGCCACCTATCCAACCCTGATCGCACAAAAGCTCAATATACCTACATGGAGCGCGATCACTCTATCGACCCGGCATAAAAACCTGGCGGCTATAGACCTCAGTGATATTGAGTTCAACAGCAAGACCGGTGAGGGGGCCATTATCGTCAACTGGGGTACCATTAGTCTCGGTAAGCTAGTCATCCTTTTGGCCGGTTCGCCCGCTTATCAGCAAGCCCTGGCAGTAGAACTTGATGCACGCCTTTGATATGGTCAGTAACAGTACACTCAGGTGCCTGGGCATCTGAGCCTGGTCACAATCAAGAAGCCTTTTATGAGTCAAACAGCTAGCTATTCACTCATGGTTCATGGTGGAGCCGGAGCACTCGATAACGTCAAAGACGACAAAACAGCAATGAGATATCTTGAGGCGATACGGCGGGTTCTTGAACATGGCCGTGAAGTCCTTGAACTCGGCGGTTCTGCACTACAGACGGTAGAGACCTGCGCGTCTCTGCTGGAAGATGATCCTATTTTCAATGCTGGCTGCGGCTCGGTACTGAATGAAAAGGGCAAGGTCGAAATGGATGCCGCCATTATGGATGGTCGAGACCTCTCTGCGGGTGCTGTCGCGGCAGTCGGTAATATTGCCAACCCGATCCAGCTCGCCCGTTTAGTCATGTCCGAAAGTGAACACGTCATGTTAATTTCCGAGGGTGCCATGCGCTTTGCAGAGCATTGCGGCATCACTCCTGCACCAGACGACTATTTTTATACACCAGACCGTATCGAGCAGTTAAAGCAGGCACGTCTGCATAACAAGATCATGCTCGATCATGACGATACTGAAGGAGACAGCGAGGATCAGAAATACGGCACCATTGGTGCCATAGCCCGTGACCCGCTTGGCAACCTTGCCGCAGCAACATCGACAGGCGGTATCGTCAACAAACGTATGGGGCGAGTGGGTGATTCACCCATCATCGGTGCCGGCGTCTATGCCGACAATGAAACCTGTGCCGTCTCGGCTACCGGTTATGGCGAAGAGTTCATGCGCTCAGTGATATCAAAGACAATTTCCGACTTTATCTATATGAAAGATATGAATGCCGAAGAGGCCACACAAGCCGGCATGGCGTATTTAACCCGGAAGGTAAACGGTCGTGGCGGGGTCATTGTCATCGATCATAACGGTAATTGCTCCAGCGGCTTTACCACGAAGAAGATGATCCATGGCTGGATCGAACAGGGTGGAGAATCAGTGGTTCGTTTCTAAAGGAATGCCAATATAGCGCTGCCCTGGCTGCATTTTTTCTCCTCATTGCGCGACAGACGTTACGAATAATTATACGGAGATTCAACATAACGCGTTCCTTTGCAAACTAATACTTTTTTATAAGAACACATTCCGCCTAAATCAACGTTATCCGGGTCGATGATAATTTTATTTATTGATGTCCCAAAACCAACTGGAATCTGAATTTTTTTTCTATTTATATTTAGACCTGTCAAGAGCGAATTAAAAAAACAATCCATGACAATCTGACCTCCCCCTATTTAACCGGGTACCTAATTTCAAGCACGCTGACTCTTTGATTCTCACTAACCCCTGTTAACTCATTGCCTTTGAAGGCTTTTGTGTGCAGAACCCCCGGTCTCTATCATCACTTTTTACATGGCAGCTGTTTTTGCCTAGGATGAGGTCTTTGTCTTAAGATCAGGCCCATTATGCATACCGATGAACAGCGACGCTTCCAATGGACACGCGCCACAATCTTCATCATCCTTATTCTGGCTTACATGTCGGTATATTTTCATCGCATGGCCCCCGGCGTGGTATCCGCTGAACTCATGGCCAGTTTCCAGACCTCGGCTACCGCTCTGGGCTCACTGGCAGCGATGTATTACTACATTTATGCATTGATGCAGATCCCTGCGGGCGTACTCGCCGATACACTCGGCAACCGCGCATCGGTAACCACTGGTAATCTGATTGCCGGTGTGGGTTCGATAGTCTTTGCCACGGCGGAAACGATTGAATTGGCTTCAGCTGGTCGGTTTCTGGTCGGCCTCGGCGTATCGGTTATCTTTGTCGGCTTGATGAAAAATAACAGCGTCTGGTTTCGCGATCGGGTCTATGGGCTGGTTTCCGGTTTGACCCTTTTAATGGGCAACCTCGGTTCTGTACTGGCGGCAAAACCCTTATCCGTCTTACTCAATATCTGGTCATGGCGTGAGATCTTTATTGCCATGGGCATCATGTCGCTGCTACTCGCCGCCCTGACGCTACTCTATGTACGCAATCGCCCCGAAGATGCCGGCTTCCCCTCCGTGCGTGAAATGGATGGTATGCTTGCGCATGCAGAACGTCACCAGCACTGGGTCAAGGATTTACTCAAGGTATTCAGTAACCTTACCGCCTGGCCCGGCTTCTGGATAAACTTTGGCATGGCCGGTGGGCTGTTTGCGTTTGCCGGCCTGTGGGGCATCCCGTTACTCCGAGACGGCTTTCATCTCAGTCGTGACGAGGCCTCAGTCTATACTACCATCACCCTGATAAGCCTGGCGGTCGGTACATTATTAGCCGGCTGGATTTCTGATCGCATCGGCCTGCGCAAACCGGTGATCCTCATCAGCGCAGGCGTCTATACACTTGCCTGGCTGGCATTGATTTATATCCCCTGGCAACCGGGCACCCTTGCCATGACCCTGTTTATGCTGATTGGTATTACCAGTGGTGGTTTTGTGTTGACCTATCCTTGTGCCAAGGAGGTCACTCAACCTGCACTCTCTGGTATGGCAATCAGCCTGGTTAACACCGGGCTTTTTCTCGGCGCTGCTATCATGCAACCCCTATTTGGCTGGGTGCTGGACCTGGGTTGGGATGGAAAAACCGCCAAAGGTATTAACCTTTATAGCTGGCAAAACTATCAGGATGCCATGTTGCTCATGTTGGCCTTTGCCATTATTGCCTTTATCGGCGCACTGCGTATAAAAGAAACATATTGTAATAACCTGACTATAAAACATCCTTAACAAAATAAAATCAGGTCAGTGCACAGTATTCTTCACCTACACTCATTGCTGAGGAAATCCTGCAGGCTTCTGCCCTCGATAATTTGGTATTTTTCGTCATGCTTCTCGATATCTGCCATGCGGTCGAGCCGGAAGTGCCGGAACGCGTCGCGTAATTCACACCATGCCACCAAGGTCCATACCTTACCCCAGTAGAACAATCCGAGCGGGTGCACAGTTCGTTTGGAGTCTTGCCCGTCTTCACGTTTATAGTCAAAACTGATTTTGTGTTGCTGCTTGATAGCCAGGCGCACAACCATGAGTTGCTCACCCGCCTGGCCTTCCATGGGAAAATCCGGCACAACCAACTCTTGTCGTGCCAGTTCCGGTTTTAATTTATCCGGTATAACGTGTTCTATCTTTTGCAGTGCCTGATGTGCCGCACGTGCCAGGCCCTTATCCGTCCAGACCCTCACCATACGCGCACCTAATAACAATGCTTCCAATTCTTCCTCACTAAACATCAACGGAGGTAGCTGGTAGCCACGCATTATCCGGTAGCCCTGTCCTGCCTCACCCGTTATGGGCACACCAGACAGGCTTAAATCCTGAATATCCCGGTATATTGTTCGTTCTGAAACCTCAAGTTCTTCAGCCAGATCATGTGCCGTTATGACACGATCATGATGCAAATTTTGAATAATCTGAAATAGCCGATCCGCTCGCCGCATGCTCAGTACCGCAATTCCAGTGCCTGACATAGAAACTGCATGTAACTATCTGCTACTTTAAAACGATCAAATACTTTGTTCCTGAACCGCGCACTAAGTACGCTATCATCATCGATCCTGGATATCCCAATAAAGTCCTTACGCTTGAGATCATGAACAAGTGGATGGTCTTTAGCATAGCCACGAGGCGCGTTAATAAGAGAATCACCGCTTAGCTCGTAATGCTTCTTAAAGGTTTTCTGGTTAATCGCCGACTGCCATTTGTCTCCGTGCTCGCAAATCCTGTCACGGATTTTACCCAGTGCCGGAGAATCCGGTCGCCAAATACCCACGCCGACAAAACATTCACCGGGCTCTATATGCACATAAAATCCGGGGGCATGTACATCCTTGCCCTGTTCATGCCGGAACTGGATACCAATATTGGTCTTATAGGGGCGCTTATCCCTGCCAAAACGTACGTCTCGGTAAATACGCATTAACGATCCCCCCACTTTCTTTGGCTGGGCCAGAAAGTGAGGGGATAGTATTGCCAGGTCATCGGCCATGTCTGCAATAAACCGCAAAGCAGGTGTGCGGACCACCTCTTCATATACCATCTTGTTTTCAGTGAACCAGTCGCGGTTATTGTTCTTCGCTATATTGCGTAGAAACCTCATGCAGTCTGGGCTGAAGTATGGGTCCGCCATGGCCACTAGCCTATGTGCGTGTAGGTAATCAACGCCAGCACGGCTCCCTGGGGATCAGCGATCACCACGAAACGCCCGACATTGGGGATATCCCGTGCCGGGATAATGATCTTGCCCCCGAGTTTTTCAACCTGTGTGGATCGTTGATCGACATCATCTACCGTGACATAAGCGCCCCATGCAGGTGGGGCGCCTCCAGCCTCCGGGGGCATTGCCATAATCCCTGCCACCTCCTGTTGACCCGCCCTGGCCATCGTATATGACATGTCACAGGTCTTCTCATCCTGCATATCCCAGTCAAAAAGCTGGCCATAAAAGGCCTTTGCCGCAGGGACATCGGTTGTCATCAACTCATTCCAGCTAAACGCGCCATGTTGCCTCATTGTTTGTTGGTCCATTGTTATTTCCTTGTGTTTGAGTAGAGCCAACACCTTAACAACCCACTACTGACAACGTTATGTCAGTAGGTTTCAGGACTCACTATTGTTTAATATATAGGTTAAGAAAGGAATACCCTTTAATATCAGATTTCGGATGAGAATGAGAGGCATTGTGTCACCGCCCCCGGTCCATTTGAACTTCTCGGCCCCAACCGTGTCAATGCACTGTATTTTATGTAGAATTAACTATGCCATCTATCGTCTCTATATCGAATCTGTCCAAAACCTACGCCAACGGTTTTCACGCCCTGAAAGACGTCAGCCTGGATATCTCGCCCGGTGAGATACTGGCCTTGCTCGGGCCAAACGGCGCCGGCAAGACCACCCTGATCTCGATTATCTGCGGCATAGTGAATGCCAGTTCAGGCTCGGTGACCGTTGCCGACCATGACATCATCAAGGATTACCGCACCACGCGTGCCTTGATCGGCCTGGTCCCACAGGAGCTCACACTCGGCGCCTTTGATACCGTCTGGAACACGCTGTCTTTCAGCCGCGGCCTGTTCGGCAAAAAGCCCGACCCTGCCTACCTCGAACGGCTGCTAAAAGATTTGTCGCTATGGGGGAAGAAAGACAACTATCTCATGACGCTGTCAGGTGGTATGAAGCGGCGTGTGCTCATAGGCAAGGCGCTGTCTCACGAACCTTCGATCCTGTTTCTGGATGAGCCCACGGCGGGTGTGGACGTGGAGTTGCGCAAAGACATGTGGGCATTGGTGGAGCGCCTGCGCGAGTCGGGGGTGACGATTATCCTGACCACACACTATATTGAAGAAGCCGAGGCAATCGCTGACCGTGTTGGCGTGATCAACGGTGGTGAGCTGCTACTGGTCGATGATAAGCGGGCGCTGATGCATAAGCTCGGTAAAAGACAGCTGATTATCGAACTTGAACAGGCCGTGGACAGCATTCCTGCAACGCTACATACCTGGGCACTGGAACTCTCGGCCGAAGGGAGACAACTCACCTATACCTACGACCCGCTGAATCAACACACAGGGGTTGCAGGTTTATTGTCGGCCATTAGTGATGCCGGCTTGTTGCTGAAAGACGTCGACACCTCGGAAAGTTCTCTGGAAGATATTTTTATCGGCCTGGTAGGTGCCAAATCATGAACCTCTACGCCGTCAGAGTGATCTATAAATATGAAATGCTACGCGCCTGGAATACCCTGCTGCAGAGTTTTGCCTCACCGGTGATCTCCACCGTACTGTATTTCGTGGTGTTTGGCTCAGCCATCGGTTCACGCATTGAACAGGTCGGCGGTGTTTCCTATGGGGCCTTCATCGTCCCCGGTCTGATGATGCTCGCACTACTGACCCATAGCATAGCGAATGCCTCGTTCGGTATTTTCTTTCCCAAGTTTACCGGCACCATCTATGAACTCATGTCTGCGCCCGTCTCCTTCGTTGAAATACTGATCGGCTATGTAGGCGCTGCTGCCACCAAGTCATTCATCATTGGTCTGGTTATTCTGGCGACGGCGGGGTTCTTTGTCACGATTGAAATTGCCCACCCCGTATGGATGCTCGCGTTCCTGATTTTGACCTGTGTGTCCTTCAGCCTGTTTGGCTTTATCATCGGGCTGTGGGCAAAAGACTTCGAAAAACTGCAACTCATCCCACTACTAGTGATCACGCCACTGGTGTTCCTCGGTGGCAGCTTTTACTCCGTGGATATGCTGCCCCCCGCCTGGCAGACGGTGACTCTGTTTAACCCGGTGGTCTACCTGATCAGTGGCTTTCGCTGGAGCTTTTTCGAAGTGGCCGATGTGAGCGTCTGGCTGAGCCTGACCGTGGTGCTGGTATTCCTCAGCACCTGTCTTGTTACCGTCTGGTGGATGTTCAGGTCAGGCTATCGCCTGAAGCAATAAGCCATCTATGCACATAGCGCTGATTTCATTAAAATGCCTATTTTATTATTTTCCGCGCCCAGCTTCGATTCTAGGTAAATTCGGCGTTATCCTCTATTATTTTCACCCTTGGGTCGCGTAAACCCCCTGTTTACGCCAATTATTGCTCAAAATCCCCGACAAACTCTATCTGTTTTCAGGCGTAAACAGGGCTATTATTAATAAGCATCCCGAATGGGTTCCCGCCAAGGAGGCTATCATGTCACGACGCATCTATTTAACCAGTTTGCTGTTTCTATACCTGTTCCTGAACCTGTCCAGCGCACAGGCGGATGTTGTCCAGACCCCTTATACCGCGCAGAAGGTCGTCTACGACTTCTACTTTGATGAACCCCAGGACATCAACAGCGCCTTGTTCTGGCTGCGCTCGCATCTAAACCCGCTCAGCGAGGCGCCCTATGACATCAGCATTGATGAAAACTCCATAAAAGTTATCATCCACGGCACCGAGATCGTCACGGTGGCGAAGAAAAACTATGGCAAATACAAGGAGGCCGTCGAGCGTATGCGTTATTACGCCGAGCTCGGTGTCGAGTTCAAGGTTTGCGCATTGGCGGCGAACGATTTTGACTATGCCGTCGATGACTTTTATGACTTTATCGATGTCATTCCCTCCGCCATGACAGAGCTGGCGCACTGGCAACTCAAGGGCTATGCCCTCATGCGCCCTGTGATCCTGCAGAAGAAATACCGTAACGAAGAAATTCGCTAACCGGCTTATAGGGTAGGATGAAGTATTAAGGCATCTTTCTTATCATGAGGTGCAGCCATTCCGTTTATTGTTATTCCATATAGGCAAGGTAGCATAGGGCATTTGAGACGTTAAAAGTCTCTATCCCTTATTGTCAGTATTTACATGTATTAGAGGAAAGTGGGGCTCATCCAGTCTCTTGTTATTTCTTCTATTTGCCGATATTCAGGTCAGCCCAGGGTGGCCGTGTTATTAACCCTGCCGTAGATCACTGCGTAAATACGCTCACTGAGAAGGGCTCCTGGATAACCGTAAATATTGTCCCCACCCCATTCTTCTTCATGATAATTGATATTTTTTTATTGTTTTACGATAATTTTTGATCTATAGTCGTTTCATATCGGACACAGGATCAGGAGAATGCCGTCATGGAAAATGAGGATTTAATGCGTATTCAACGGGTTAGCCGCCGGTTCCGGCTACTGTTTTCAGCCCTTGTGGTGATACTGCCACTGCTATCGCTCATCTACTGGCTGGGCTTTAACCACTTCCCCCAGGAATTTGTGCCGTTGCCCATCAGGGTCGAGGCCGAATTATCTCTATTGGCGCGTCTACTCGGCTTCGTTATTAGTATGTTACCTATTGGCGTGGTCATTGCGGCTATGTATATCCTTGCCAAACTGTTCAACCTGTATGAAAAGGGCATTGTTTTTGCGAGCCCCACAGTGAAGTGCTTCAGGCAACTGGGCTGGGTATTAATGTTCTGGGTCTTGGCGAGTCTTTTGTATCTGCCGATGCTCAGCGGCGTAGTGACCTCAGTGAACCCGCCGGGTCAACGACTGATCGCGGCACAACTTGGCCTGAGCGATTTCGTCATCTTGCTTATGGGTGCCATCGTCGTATTGATTTCCTGGGTCATGGATGAGGCACGTAAACTCGAAGAGGAACAGGCACACACGGTGTAACAAGCTTATGGCGATAATTGTAAATCTGGATGTAATGCTGGCGAAGCGCAAGATGCGTTCGAATGAGCTGGCACAGTTGATCGGCATTACCGAACAAAACCTGTCTATTCTCAAAACCGGCAAGGCCAAGGCGATTCGCCTGACCACACTGGAAGCCATTTGCAAGCACTTGAACTGCCAGCCCGGTGATTTACTGGAATACAAGGATGAATGAAAAGAGGACTGCCTGCATATTATTCGACTGAGGCTGCATCTGCACCCCGGCCACGGCGCCTGGTATACCTGCTGGTCATATCAGTTGTTCTACATGTGTCTATTCTAGGCTTTATTCAGTACCCGCCCGTAAGCAACGTAATTAGCATCACAAATCCACTCACGGTGACCATCAAACCGACACCCCCGGTGAAGATTATCCGGCAAGAACAACCCGCCAAACCGGCACAAGCCGTCAAACCTCCAGCCATTATAAATTCTGTCCCGGTCAAACCACGGATAAATGCTGCGCTGTTGATCTCGCGCAGTCTGGAGGAGGTACGCCGCTTTGAGAAAAATCCCCATCCCGGTTTTAATACAAATATTACCGATGCGCGGGTAATCGAGACAAAAATCGAGCCCCCCCTATCAATCTTCAGCCAGGTCGACCAGGCCAGACAATACCAACGCAGAGATGGCAATACCTGGATAAAAATCGCATCCATCTTTGGTGGTTATCAGTGTTTTATCGTCCGGCCGGCCGACCCACAGGACAGCTTCGACCAGGGCGCATGGTATATGGTACGTTGTTGATTCGACTATTCCGGCCTGAATTTCGGATCAACATAACAACAGCGGGGAGACTATGCATTCATCCCCCCGTTGCCTCCTAATGATTCTCAAAGAATCAGATGTTTAACATAATAATTCGTATCACTTCTTCCTCCTGGGAATTTTTGTCCCCGGCGGGGAAACAGATTCTGCCACAATATTGGTCAACTCCTCTGCCACCTCCTTAGCCTTTTCAAGAGCCTCCTTCTCCGCCTGCTCTGCAAATTCTTCCTGCCCCGGTGGGGTGTTTACAGGTTTTGTCGCTCCTTGTGATTTTGTGTTATTAGTCATCTGTATATCCTC
Proteins encoded:
- a CDS encoding diguanylate cyclase yields the protein MQAKSTSVISQDALLKKQEQHLFKYAVKAPVFVMLLAIMLFTTQFFVFGESYLFEWFMVVSAVSLARLLLAIAYRAQRFPGVSSKRWINLYIYAVCLTGALCGVAVFLIPGDRLELHFLTLLVVSGVMSGAMPMVAIIRNVYPVYVVLILAPYIVQYIHFGSPIYLTIIVFMVIYGLFMILTSRETHENYIEIVRLQIAEGENARLDMLTGVANRRAFVEIYANEWKHAQRAGYPLSIMLIDVDEFKSYNDHYGHIMGDECLRRIASTISNSLERDTDKVARYGGEEFTVILPSTDARAGQTIAERLRGAVAKLAIPHARSKTANYVTISIGGITRIPTLDLTPGEFLTEADTLLYKSKHNGRNRVSWAMNSA
- a CDS encoding DUF2461 domain-containing protein produces the protein MADPYFSPDCMRFLRNIAKNNNRDWFTENKMVYEEVVRTPALRFIADMADDLAILSPHFLAQPKKVGGSLMRIYRDVRFGRDKRPYKTNIGIQFRHEQGKDVHAPGFYVHIEPGECFVGVGIWRPDSPALGKIRDRICEHGDKWQSAINQKTFKKHYELSGDSLINAPRGYAKDHPLVHDLKRKDFIGISRIDDDSVLSARFRNKVFDRFKVADSYMQFLCQALELRY
- a CDS encoding helix-turn-helix transcriptional regulator; its protein translation is MSGTGIAVLSMRRADRLFQIIQNLHHDRVITAHDLAEELEVSERTIYRDIQDLSLSGVPITGEAGQGYRIMRGYQLPPLMFSEEELEALLLGARMVRVWTDKGLARAAHQALQKIEHVIPDKLKPELARQELVVPDFPMEGQAGEQLMVVRLAIKQQHKISFDYKREDGQDSKRTVHPLGLFYWGKVWTLVAWCELRDAFRHFRLDRMADIEKHDEKYQIIEGRSLQDFLSNECR
- a CDS encoding PA4780 family RIO1-like protein kinase, which gives rise to MKIPKRIQPLVDSGLVDEVISRLMSGKEADVYVVRCGADIRCAKVYKEALKRSFKQAVLYQEGRKVRNSRRARAMEKGSKFGRKQQEETWQTAEVDALYRLASAGVRVPQPYDCLDGVLLMELITDAEGQVAPRLGDISMTAEQALADHAMVMRYVVRMLCVGLVHGDLSEFNVLVDADGPVIIDLPQAVDAAGNNNAESMLARDVNNITNYYAHYAPELLNSQYAKEIWALYENGELHADTELTGHFAESTQAIDVDAVMDEINAAYAEEQERQARLRESEEAG
- a CDS encoding MFS transporter, with the protein product MHTDEQRRFQWTRATIFIILILAYMSVYFHRMAPGVVSAELMASFQTSATALGSLAAMYYYIYALMQIPAGVLADTLGNRASVTTGNLIAGVGSIVFATAETIELASAGRFLVGLGVSVIFVGLMKNNSVWFRDRVYGLVSGLTLLMGNLGSVLAAKPLSVLLNIWSWREIFIAMGIMSLLLAALTLLYVRNRPEDAGFPSVREMDGMLAHAERHQHWVKDLLKVFSNLTAWPGFWINFGMAGGLFAFAGLWGIPLLRDGFHLSRDEASVYTTITLISLAVGTLLAGWISDRIGLRKPVILISAGVYTLAWLALIYIPWQPGTLAMTLFMLIGITSGGFVLTYPCAKEVTQPALSGMAISLVNTGLFLGAAIMQPLFGWVLDLGWDGKTAKGINLYSWQNYQDAMLLMLAFAIIAFIGALRIKETYCNNLTIKHP
- a CDS encoding ATP-grasp domain-containing protein; its protein translation is MSTAIKHDYQSTRRYVINHDIMHCTAEGVVGNHLYSARALGLSEPWDIIQLHPDLKPLWQDITSHYKRIGLSYSENVIWDLDLKHLMMHVNYQPSLFYFGPDEYKYWGDAEWLETVDYINSKNNFMTLADKLGIDVPKTRCFDKVGDIDPDTLEEIVYPCYLKAAVSVSGVGIYRCEDKEALILAMVRFDHEVPVQIQEEVKTETFLNLQYTVIGDDLVRLAASEQILDGFVHQGNRVPASHEPWEAVDAMAYWLKDHGMKGIFAFDVAIVQTKMGLRFPAIECNPRFNGATYPTLIAQKLNIPTWSAITLSTRHKNLAAIDLSDIEFNSKTGEGAIIVNWGTISLGKLVILLAGSPAYQQALAVELDARL
- a CDS encoding VOC family protein, which produces MDQQTMRQHGAFSWNELMTTDVPAAKAFYGQLFDWDMQDEKTCDMSYTMARAGQQEVAGIMAMPPEAGGAPPAWGAYVTVDDVDQRSTQVEKLGGKIIIPARDIPNVGRFVVIADPQGAVLALITYTHIG
- a CDS encoding isoaspartyl peptidase/L-asparaginase family protein produces the protein MSQTASYSLMVHGGAGALDNVKDDKTAMRYLEAIRRVLEHGREVLELGGSALQTVETCASLLEDDPIFNAGCGSVLNEKGKVEMDAAIMDGRDLSAGAVAAVGNIANPIQLARLVMSESEHVMLISEGAMRFAEHCGITPAPDDYFYTPDRIEQLKQARLHNKIMLDHDDTEGDSEDQKYGTIGAIARDPLGNLAAATSTGGIVNKRMGRVGDSPIIGAGVYADNETCAVSATGYGEEFMRSVISKTISDFIYMKDMNAEEATQAGMAYLTRKVNGRGGVIVIDHNGNCSSGFTTKKMIHGWIEQGGESVVRF